A window of the Hevea brasiliensis isolate MT/VB/25A 57/8 chromosome 6, ASM3005281v1, whole genome shotgun sequence genome harbors these coding sequences:
- the LOC131180725 gene encoding agmatine coumaroyltransferase-2-like, giving the protein MKVRVESTRTIKPIYEGIFPPLALHCIPLSVFDKVTYNTHIAVIYAYRPPMPTNAAIELGLQKALSEYREWAGRLGEDEKGDPVIFLNDKGVKFVEASVDCKLDQLMPLKPSPVLLRLHPSLKDVEELVQVQLTRFTCGSLVVGFTSHHSVADGHSTSNFLVAWGKASRCLDMSPLPLHDRTIFNPRKPPNFEFEHRGAEFKSKKLLKDYPNNYADSFVDDIVVHKVHFTLDFLSKLKARASPPSNNGNNLQNKPYSTFESLVAHLWRAITKARGLSGFETTHVRISVNGRMRMSPRVPTEYFGNLVLWAFPSARVKDLLREPLPYAAKLIHEAIAKVNDSYFKSFIDFATHKAEKEEDLVPTAEMNKSVLCPNLEVDSWLRFPFYDLDFGGGSPYIFTPSYFPTEGMMFLLPSFIGDGSIDAFIPLFQDNLATLKEIIYSLD; this is encoded by the coding sequence ATGAAGGTCAGAGTAGAGAGTACAAGAACGATTAAGCCAATTTATGAAGGCATTTTTCCTCCCCTAGCCTTACACTGTATCCCTCTGAGTGTATTTGATAAGGTCACCTATAACACCCACATTGCAGTCATTTATGCGTATCGTCCACCAATGCCTACAAATGCAGCCATTGAGCTTGGCCTCCAGAAGGCCTTATCAGAATACAGGGAGTGGGCTGGAAGATTAGGGGAAGATGAGAAAGGTGATCCAGTCATTTTTCTAAATGACAAAGGGGTGAAATTTGTTGAGGCATCTGTGGATTGCAAGCTTGATCAACTCATGCCCTTGAAGCCATCTCCTGTTTTGCTTAGACTTCACCCTAGCTTGAAGGATGTGGAGGAGCTTGTGCAAGTTCAGCTTACAAGGTTCACTTGCGGTTCATTAGTGGTTGGCTTCACATCCCATCACTCGGTTGCTGATGGGCATTCCACCAGCAATTTCTTGGTTGCATGGGGGAAAGCTAGTAGGTGTCTTGACATGAGCCCACTTCCTCTTCATGATCGAACCATTTTCAACCCTCGAAAACCtcctaattttgagtttgaacaCAGAGGAGCTGAGTTTAAAAGCAAGAAGCTTCTCAAAGATTATCCTAATAATTATGCTGATAGCTTTGTGGATGATATCGTCGTCCACAAAGTCCATTTCACGTTGGATTTTCTCTCCAAGCTCAAGGCCAGAGCTTCTCCACCATCAAATAATGGAAATAACTTGCAGAACAAGCCTTATAGCACTTTTGAGAGCCTGGTTGCTCATCTATGGAGAGCAATAACAAAGGCTCGAGGACTCAGTGGGTTCGAAACAACACATGTGAGAATCTCAGTGAATGGACGCATGCGAATGAGTCCAAGAGTACCCACTGAATACTTTGGTAACTTGGTGCTGTGGGCATTTCCAAGTGCTAGGGTTAAAGACCTACTGCGAGAGCCATTACCTTATGCAGCTAAGCTCATTCATGAAGCAATTGCAAAGGTGAACGACAGCTACTTCAAATCATTCATCGACTTTGCCACCCACAAGGCGGAGAAGGAAGAAGACCTCGTGCCCACGGCGGAGATGAACAAGTCGGTCTTGTGCCCTAATTTGGAGGTTGATAGCTGGCTAAGATTCCCATTTTATGACCTGGATTTTGGAGGAGGAAGTCCTTATATATTCACGCCATCTTATTTTCCAACAGAAGGAATGATGTTTCTTCTACCTTCATTCATCGGAGATGGAAGCATAGACGCTTTCATACCTCTTTTCCAGGACAATTTGGCTACCTTGAAAGAAATTATATATTCACTAGACTAA